A window from Kluyveromyces lactis strain NRRL Y-1140 chromosome E complete sequence encodes these proteins:
- the NAS6 gene encoding Nas6p (similar to uniprot|P50086 Saccharomyces cerevisiae YGR232W NAS6 Regulatory non-ATPase subunit of the 26S proteasome homolog of the human oncoprotein gankyrin which interacts with the retinoblastoma tumor suppressor (Rb) and cyclin-dependent kinase 4/6), with protein sequence MGADFLLHAACMNGDTEKVQQILSEFPGAVKVKDDDGRYPLHWAVSFQQDNIIDILLSYMKKIDLDTILDESGWSPVHIASSIGSVTILEKLLNHTVEPNLDLQANNGITALHLACSKKHLNVVQLLVERGASVRIKDGLGQLPLHRAAASGSVGIVSILCDKNSPVNIKDKNGWSPLFHALAEGHGDVAVTLVNKYHALWEGETDNDDLSIDKICVDAKVKDYFLSKVE encoded by the coding sequence ATGGGTGCTGACTTTTTGTTACATGCTGCGTGTATGAACGGAGATACCGAAAAGGTTCAACAGATATTAAGTGAGTTTCCGGGCGCAGTGAAGGttaaagatgatgatggcCGATATCCTTTGCACTGGGCAGTATCATTCCAGCAAGACAACATAATTGATATATTGTTGTCCtatatgaagaaaattgatTTGGACACTATTTTGGATGAATCTGGTTGGTCTCCGGTACACATTGCTAGTTCTATCGGTAGCGTTACTATTCTTGAAAAGTTACTTAATCATACTGTTGAACCAAACCTTGATCTACAGGCTAATAATGGGATCACTGCTTTACATTTAGCTTGCTCTAAGAAGCATTTAAATGTGGTTCAACTTTTAGTGGAAAGAGGAGCTTCAGTGAGAATTAAAGATGGCCTTGGTCAATTGCCTTTGCATAGAGCTGCAGCTTCCGGTTCAGTGGGAATTGTGTCGATATTATGCGATAAAAACTCTCCTGTTAATATAAAGGATAAAAACGGATGGTCTCCTTTGTTCCATGCTTTGGCAGAAGGTCACGGCGATGTTGCTGTCACGTTGGTCAACAAGTATCATGCATTATGGGAAGGAGAAACCGACAACGATGACTTGTCCATAGATAAAATCTGTGTTGACGCAAAAGTGAAGGATTACTTTTTGTCAAAGGTTGAATGA
- the PHB2 gene encoding prohibitin subunit PHB2 (similar to uniprot|P50085 Saccharomyces cerevisiae YGR231C PHB2 Possible role in aging mitochondrial protein prohibitin homolog homolog of mammalian BAP37 and S. cerevisiae Phb1p), whose translation MNRYPGDFGKFARSVQRQLARAQQSGGKYPSGQPPRGAFGALGGLFLLIGGGFLANEALFNVDGGHRAIVYSRINGVQPRIYPEGTHFIIPWVENPVVYDVRAKPRNVSSLTGTKDLQMVNITCRVLSRPNVENLPMIYRTLGVDYDERVLPSIVNEVLKAVVAQFNASQLITQRERVSRLIRENLVRRAKHFNIMLDDVSITYMTFSPEFTNSVEAKQIAQQDAQKAAFVVDKATQEKQGMIVKAQGEAKSAELIGEAIKKSKDYVELKRLDTAREIASILSRSPNKVILDNEALLLNTVTDSRSKN comes from the coding sequence ATGAACAGATATCCAGGTGATTTTGGTAAGTTTGCCAGATCTGTACAAAGACAATTGGCTCGTGCACAACAATCAGGTGGTAAATATCCTTCCGGACAGCCTCCTCGTGGTGCCTTTGGGGCTTTAGGTGGtttatttttgttgattgGTGGTGGATTTTTGGCTAACGAAGCTCTTTTCAACGTTGATGGTGGTCACCGTGCCATTGTTTATTCACGTATCAACGGTGTTCAACCGAGAATTTACCCAGAAGGTACTCATTTTATCATTCCATGGGTTGAAAACCCGGTCGTCTACGATGTGCGTGCCAAGCCAAGAAATGTATCGTCATTGACCGGTACTAAGGATTTACAGATGGTTAACATCACCTGTAGAGTGCTATCCAGACCTAACGTAGAGAATTTACCAATGATTTACCGTACTCTCGGTGTTGATTACGATGAAAGAGTGCTTCCCAGTATCGTGAATGAAGTTTTGAAGGCGGTGGTTGCCCAATTTAATGCTTCTCAATTGATTACCCAAAGAGAACGTGTCTCTAGATTGATTAGGGAAAACTTGGTGCGTCGTGCTAAGcatttcaatatcatgTTGGATGATGTCTCCATCACTTACATGACTTTCTCTCCGGAATTCACAAACTCTGTTGAAGCCAAACAAATTGCTCAACAAGACGCTCAAAAGGCTGCTTTCGTCGTGGATAAGGCCACTCAAGAAAAGCAAGGTATGATCGTTAAGGCACAAGGTGAGGCCAAATCTGCTGAATTGATTGGTGAAGCCATCAAGAAAAGTAAAGATTACGTGGAATTGAAGAGATTAGATACTGCTAGAGAAATTGCTTCTATCTTATCCAGATCTCCAAACAAGGTTATTCTAGATAATGAAGCTCTTCTATTGAATACAGTGACCGATTCTAGATCAAAGAACTAG
- the BNS1 gene encoding Bns1p (some similarities with uniprot|P50084 Saccharomyces cerevisiae YGR230W BNS1 Protein with some similarity to Spo12p), with the protein MTAGQFQPLHQKQDSQTASTSLHKAMFKKPSPHQLSEMKNKFASPTDDLLSPCSQKLNDHRSKLFQAKSNPTKLNFQSKQLAEEF; encoded by the coding sequence ATGACTGCCGGCCAATTTCAACCATTACATCAGAAACAGGATTCTCAAACTGCGAGTACAAGTTTGCACAAGGCCATGTTTAAGAAACCATCACCACACCAGCTTTCagaaatgaagaacaagTTTGCTTCTCCTACCGATGATTTGCTCTCTCCATGTTCCCAGAAGTTGAACGATCACAGATCGAAGTTGTTCCAGGCAAAGAGCAATCCTACCAAGTTGAATTTCCAGTCGAAGCAATTAGCAGAAGAGTTTTAA
- the SMI1 gene encoding Smi1p (similar to uniprot|P32566 Saccharomyces cerevisiae YGR229C SMI1 Protein involved in (1 3)-beta-glucan synthesis possibly through regulation of cell wall glucan and chitin synthesis chromatin binding protein 57 kDa nuclear protein): protein MQAFKKKLQQLVYSFSTEDRYADYDEEAANPDVAAGVERSITESNHGSQIQLADYVDGSNPSGNEGINEALLAWRHIDNWTSQHNPDLAATLSDPCTRHDINNAEKDLDIIFPASVRASLRLHDGQEDLVSMTGTGGLFFGLQLMGLDEIVQMTRTWRNVAENLERKNHELQIKMDKHQELNGTTVDLPNQQKGYGKLENQDYKAMDPNLQRNISQNYKKQFKLPDIPDQHSVPPLAIQQVYANSGWIPLVTDNAGNHIGIDLAPGPKGKYGQVILFGREFDTKFVVASNWGDFLLSFANDLELGNWLLIDEGNDQFAGEGELVFRDKKSNGPVRDYLEVLVMRSRMKWNSFTERKLPEEPKRTVSSSQGSQNTVEPAEQQETALTVDETLDEKNDTSLSVDNTGTKQEVKDPETTGTKTGSSAKAEDNLPKTSNPDEVMADGADTQETSKHEQNESTNAVENTETSQEGAVETSEKPEEKPKKQSKKASKKKGKKDEKKDTDSKTKEPEVEEETESHLANSVEKLKDDFENVAL, encoded by the coding sequence ATGCAAGCTTTTAAGAAGAAATTACAGCAATTAGTGTATTCTTTTAGTACCGAAGATCGGTATGCGGATtacgatgaagaagctgcCAATCCAGATGTTGCTGCTGGAGTAGAACGGTCGATAACTGAATCTAACCATGGTTCCCAAATCCAATTGGCGGATTATGTGGATGGGTCGAACCCCAGTGGCAACGAGGGTATCAATGAAGCACTTTTGGCATGGAGACATATCGATAATTGGACGTCACAACATAATCCTGATTTGGCAGCAACGTTGAGTGACCCATGCACAAGACACGACATCAACAATGCTGAGAAGGATTTAGATATTATTTTCCCCGCTTCAGTAAGGGCATCTCTAAGGTTGCATGATGGTCAAGAAGATCTAGTGTCGATGACAGGCACTGGGGGTTTGTTCTTTGGGCTACAGTTGATGGGACTAGATGAAATCGTTCAAATGACAAGAACGTGGAGAAATGTGGCTGAAAATTTGGAACGTAAGAACCATGAGTTACAAATTAAGATGGATAAACATCAAGAGCTGAATGGCACCACTGTTGATTTGCCAAACCAACAAAAAGGATACGGTAAATTAGAAAACCAAGATTACAAAGCTATGgatccaaatcttcaaagGAATATTTCACAAAACTATAAGAAGCAGTTCAAGCTACCAGATATCCCAGACCAACATTCTGTTCCGCCATTGGCCATTCAACAAGTCTATGCTAACTCAGGGTGGATTCCATTGGTAACGGATAATGCAGGGAACCACATCGGTATCGATTTGGCACCGGGACCAAAGGGTAAATACGGTCAAGTTATCCTTTTCGGAAGAGAATTCGATACTAAATTTGTTGTTGCAAGCAATTGGGGTGATTTCTTGTTAAGTTTTGCCAATGATTTAGAACTTGGTAATTGGTTATTGATCGATGAAGGTAACGACCAGTTTGCTGGTGAAGGTGAACTTGTGTTTAGAGACAAAAAGAGTAATGGCCCAGTTCGAGATTACTTAGAAGTTTTGGTAATGAGATCAAGAATGAAGTGGAACTCCTTTACCGAAAGAAAGCTGCCCGAAGAACCTAAAAGAACTGTTTCATCATCTCAAGGGTCTCAAAATACTGTAGAACCTGCAGAACAACAGGAAACAGCTTTGACTGTTGATGAAACTTTGGATGAGAAGAACGACACTTCCTTATCTGTAGACAATACTGGCACAAAACAGGAAGTTAAGGATCCTGAAACGACAGGTACAAAGACAGGATCTAGCGCTAAAGCGGAAGACAATCTACCAAAGACTTCAAATCCAGATGAAGTGATGGCAGATGGTGCTGACACACAGGAGACAAGCAAACACGAACAAAACGAAAGCACTAATGCTGTAGAAAACACCGAAACCAGTCAAGAAGGTGCAGTTGAAACTTCAGAAAAGCCTGAGGAAAAGCCCAAGAAGCAATCGAAGAAAGCATCCAAGAAAAAGGGTAAGAAGgatgaaaaaaaggacACTGATAGTAAAACAAAAGAGCCAGAAGTGGAGGAAGAAACCGAGTCCCACTTGGCTAATTCGGTTGAGAAGTTAAAGGACGATTTCGAAAACGTAGCTCTTTGA
- the DIE2 gene encoding dolichyl-P-Glc:Glc(2)Man(9)GlcNAc(2)-PP-dolichol alpha-1,2- glucosyltransferase (similar to uniprot|P50076 Saccharomyces cerevisiae YGR227W DIE2 Dolichyl-phosphoglucose-dependent glucosyltransferase of the ER functions in the dolichol pathway that synthesizes the dolichol-linked oligosaccharide precursor for N-linked protein glycosylation has a role in regulation of ITR1 and INO1), which produces MISSQIQDGETVGKYSCPTASKRYPSDAAIMSVSETEEKNAVVVEFSRDVEREVVVGIYANVIIWPIATALFCYLAYTLNTTGLPYVFIDEKFHVDQTLRYLRGKWYSWNGKITTPPGLYLLGWLQYHATRFITNWSTLTVLRLTNLIGGVIVWPWVVLRPLYLFNALGFWPVTLMCFPLMASYYFLYYTDIWSTIFIVESLNLALVLPFGETASIWMSALCGLISCLFRQTNIVWNVLIMILVVERRAMIEKNFNTLNFNNYLKLVLHTLENFKSLVLPYAINFGLFLAFLLYNRSITLGDKSNHVAGLHIVQFFYCLMFIAFFSVPVWFSKQVTLSYLIRFVMNPVKYLLELLGIMLIIRYFTVVHPFLLADNRHITFYLFKKLIGRSSLFKYCVMAPIYHFSAYVYLEVMRPSTMIFHPILPIEIKNPIDLPIQLTHISWTALIMCTFMTVVPSPLFEPRYYILPFIFWRLFITMAPEPFWGNPIGKVTGTKRHLSECAWFMIINLITYIIFKRFDIKWESETTVQHIIW; this is translated from the coding sequence ATGATATCATCACAAATACAAGATGGAGAAACAGTTGGGAAATATTCTTGTCCAACAGCTAGCAAACGATACCCGAGTGACGCTGCCATAATGAGCGTATCAGAAACTGAAGAGAAGAATGCTGTGGTAGTGGAGTTTTCCAGGGATGTGGAGAGAGAAGTAGTGGTTGGGATTTATGCGAACGTAATAATTTGGCCCATCGCAACTGCACTATTCTGTTATTTGGCATATACATTGAACACTACTGGACTTCCTTATGTGTTCATTGATGAGAAGTTCCATGTTGACCAAACGTTAAGATATCTTAGAGGAAAATGGTACTCTTGGAATGGGAAAATCACTACTCCTCCAGGCCTATATTTGTTGGGATGGCTGCAATATCATGCGACCAGATTTATAACTAATTGGTCTACATTAACTGTGCTACGCTTGACGAATCTTATTGGGGGTGTAATTGTATGGCCTTGGGTGGTATTACGCCCGCTATATTTATTCAATGCATTGGGGTTCTGGCCTGTAACATTAATGTGTTTCCCTTTGATGGCTAGTTATTACTTTTTGTATTATACGGATATATGGtctaccattttcatcgtCGAGTCATTGAACTTGGCATTGGTGTTACCGTTCGGAGAAACAGCTAGCATTTGGATGAGCGCCCTGTGTGGATTGATCAGTTGCCTCTTTAGACAGACTAATATTGTATGGAACGTTTTAATTATGATTCTTGTTGTGGAACGTCGTGCTATGATTGAGAAAAACTTCAATACgttgaatttcaacaattatTTGAAGCTTGTGCTTCATACACtggaaaacttcaaatctttgGTACTTCCCTATGCCATCAACTTTGGTTTATTCCTTGCATTTTTATTATACAATCGATCAATTACATTAGGCGATAAAAGTAACCATGTTGCAGGATTGCACATCGTACAATTTTTCTATTGCTTGATGTTTATTGCTTTCTTTAGCGTACCGGTATGGTTTTCAAAGCAAGTCACTCTATCGTACTTGATCAGGTTTGTCATGAACCCTGTAAAGTATCTATTGGAGTTATTGGGGATTATGTTGATAATACGGTACTTCACAGTGGTACATCCATTCCTTCTAGCTGATAATCGTCATATCACCTTTTACCTATTCAAAAAACTGATCGGAAGAAGTAGTTTGTTCAAGTATTGTGTGATGGCTCCAATTTATCATTTCTCCGCGTATGTCTACCTTGAAGTAATGAGACCTAGCACGATGATATTCCACCCTATATTGCctattgaaattaaaaacCCAATCGATTTACCAATTCAATTGACACATATTTCGTGGACTGCCTTGATTATGTGCACATTTATGACGGTGGTTCCTTCTCCCTTGTTTGAACCTCGATACTACATCTTGCCATTTATATTTTGGAGGCTTTTCATCACAATGGCACCTGAACCATTCTGGGGTAATCCAATAGGTAAGGTGACTGGAACGAAAAGACACTTGTCTGAATGTGCATGGTTTATGATAATTAATTTGATCACGTATATTATTTTCAAGAGATTTGATATAAAATGGGAATCTGAAACTACTGTACAGCATATCATTTGGTAA
- the MTC6 gene encoding Mtc6p (weakly similar to uniprot|P38849 Saccharomyces cerevisiae YHR151C hypothetical ORF) — MLLYFLVVAPLWMLSGLVRAEVWPSFSDEMIYAIRSQRDLMQNISIDQVPLPGLALKNSLPGSITSNETESLTTILSLLHHGIQSFRVDLTFNSSAGEWFLEGTNIRFVKMLNTVNLFVMATNTNLDANILTILLRFDNDTLRNSNAIKEANFTAILEEGLSPGYVYSIADLERDRELNQTLSINGYSDTGWVGLSRFLFDVKKRVVFGFLNGAELFSEDDQDNLVFPPETFHYVTANNITCPLNTVEDIMRVSQIQWRFLEGNFSYENYLHYLECGYSLILTNPIDTRNDSSQGTSLQRHLSSLLLWSWNATAPDDKLDESEDSDDSESSSTSQYVAYRCGAFSYNDYEDLDPFKIGNCYRNLPYLCRFSDRAYFWNISEDTGTYFESDDKDMCPTGYKFGVPRTPLQQRSLRIHLNDMDIDNLDFWIDINSISVSNCWITGGPYASCPYQKYGSRRNYIAMTVPTSAIALVLLLVIFYFNWVHVPIQDNRNNWKRIINAYSKEEVEGVPS; from the coding sequence ATGCTTCTTTACTTCCTGGTTGTAGCTCCATTATGGATGCTAAGCGGGTTAGTTCGGGCTGAAGTGTGGCCATCGTTTTCGGACGAGATGATATATGCGATCAGATCGCAGAGAGACTTGATGCAGAACATCTCAATTGACCAAGTACCATTACCAGGACTggcattgaaaaattcgttGCCAGGTTCGATCACTTCCAATGAAACTGAATCGCTAACGACAATTTTATCGCTATTACATCACGGTATTCAATCATTTCGGGTTGATCTAACGTTCAATTCCTCTGCCGGAGAATGGTTTTTGGAAGGTACTAACATAAGATTCGTCAAAATGTTGAACACGGTGAATTTATTTGTGATGGCTACCAATACAAACTTGGATGCTAACATTTTGACTATTCTACTGCGCTTTGATAACGATACTTTAAGAAACTCCAATGCCATCAAAGAGGCTAATTTTACAGCGATACTAGAAGAAGGGTTAAGTCCCGGATATGTGTATTCTATTGCAGATCTTGAACGTGATCGTGAATTAAATCAGACGTTGAGTATTAACGGATACTCTGATACGGGTTGGGTTGGTTTGAGCAGATTCCTATTCGATGTTAAAAAGCGGGTCGTATTTGGGTTCTTGAATGGAGCTGAGTTGTTCTCAGAAGACGACCAAGACAATTTAGTATTCCCTCCAGAAACATTTCATTACGTTACAGCCAACAATATTACATGTCCTTTGAATACTGTCGAAGATATCATGAGAGTGTCTCAAATACAATGGAGATTTCTTGAAGGTAATTTCAGCTACGAAAACTACCTTCATTATCTCGAATGTGGGTACTCATTGATCCTTACGAATCCGATCGACACGAGAAATGATAGTTCCCAGGGAACGTCGTTACAAAGGCATCTTTCAAGTTTACTACTATGGTCATGGAATGCAACAGCTCCGGATGATAAACTCGATGAAAGTGAGGACAGCGATGATTCCGAATCAAGCTCTACTTCACAATACGTAGCCTACCGTTGTGGGGCATTCAGCTATAACGACtatgaagatttggatCCATTTAAGATAGGTAACTGCTACAGAAATTTGCCCTATTTATGTCGTTTCAGTGATAGAGCTTACTTTTGGAACATATCAGAAGATACTGGAACCTATTTCGAATCGGACGATAAGGACATGTGCCCCACAGGATACAAGTTTGGAGTACCGAGGACACCTTTGCAACAAAGATCATTACGAATACACTTAAATGATATGGACATTGATAACTTAGATTTTTGGATCGATATTAATTCGATCTCTGTGAGCAATTGTTGGATTACAGGTGGTCCGTATGCTTCTTGTCCTTATCAAAAATACGGTTCTCGAAGAAATTATATTGCCATGACTGTTCCTACTTCAGCGATAGCATTGGTATTACTTCTTGTCATTTTTTACTTCAATTGGGTTCACGTTCCCATTCAGGACAATAGGAACAACTGGAAAAGAATCATTAACGCATATTCAAAGGAAGAGGTCGAAGGTGTTCCATCTTGA
- the PEX28 gene encoding Pex28p (similar to uniprot|Q75AQ6 Ashbya gossypii ADL136C ADL136Cp and weakly similar to YHR150W uniprot|P38848 Saccharomyces cerevisiae YHR150W PEX28 Peroxisomal integral membrane protein involved in regulation of peroxisome size and number genetic interactions suggest that Pex28p and Pex29p act at steps upstream of those mediated by Pex30p Pex31p and Pex32p): MEFGHDAKRVSKRSLLGNYLVKKYENVFASIDNAVPPGDREKLLSNKDLVQGIATSLFDATWERFKTMREDDTKTIDDDFQEYINNETDLESNDSFWKDENFRQEYEIRSASSEEEREKPNVKTSLRKQAKDTVEETREHFIDMVIDRLILSILPDELPEREQFSQRVAEPGRRHSQTVSVTIMNKNVRALTSRLGAIFELQDILIRLLTWRNPSGTLLALIAFTQICFNPMLLVILPILYLMFGLMIPGYLHRHPLHRGIYLSKRSYGKSLIKSITTGGNTSKLQLRDSIHEFNYEDIDINDLRKANTVRQSMEFVVNLRDLQNLMSTLVSVIDKMEKFMYGTAGFKNEQYSTVVFLSCFVVLFLLWIITPFINWGLMASLLAWSIMTIIHPRVRPTVFGLLKKEQLDKGKEALRRTERYDILLDEPVETRWVEVFEIQMQGITEQEWSPYMYSTQVFDKSDPYRKSQKPPPGAHSMDDLKPPPTWTFDSNSEWTTDTNVEQWATERGLEMTRIEGDYLVDDQFKRKRLIRKVIRYANPARIPSYR, encoded by the coding sequence ATGGAATTCGGACACGATGCAAAACGTGTCAGCAAAAGATCTTTGTTAGGAAACTATCTTGTGAAGAAGTACGAGAATGTATTTGCATCGATAGACAATGCTGTTCCTCCAGGGGACAGGGAAAAGTTGCTATCGAATAAGGACTTGGTGCAAGGAATAGCGACCTCTTTATTTGATGCTACCTGGGAAAGGTTCAAGACGATGAGAGAAGATGATACGAAGACAATTGACGATGATTTTCAAGAGTATATCAACAACGAAACAGATCTCGAGAGTAATGATAGTTTCTGGAAGGATGAGAATTTTAGACAGGAGTATGAGATCAGATCCGCTTCTTCTGAAGAGGAGCGGGAGAAACCGAATGTCAAGACGTCTCTGAGAAAGCAAGCAAAGGATAccgttgaagaaacaagggaacatttcattgatatGGTCATTGACAGGCTCATATTAAGCATCCTTCCTGATGAACTTCCAGAGAGGGAACAGTTCAGCCAAAGAGTTGCTGAACCAGGACGCAGACACTCACAAACTGTGAGTGTCACAATTATGAATAAGAATGTTCGAGCTTTAACCTCGAGATTGGGCGCAATATTCGAACTGCAGGATATATTGATAAGATTGTTAACTTGGAGAAATCCTTCTGGAACACTCCTTGCATTGATTGCATTTACCCAAATTTGTTTTAATCCAATGCTTCTTGTAATATTACCTATACTGTACCTTATGTTTGGCTTAATGATTCCTGGATACTTGCATAGACATCCGTTACATAGAGGCATCTACCTTTCCAAGAGATCGTATGGTAAATCCCTTATCAAAAGTATCACCACTGGAGGTAATACGTCTAAGCTACAGTTGCGCGATTCTATTCATGAGTTTAATTACgaagatattgatatcaatgatTTGCGAAAGGCAAATACGGTACGTCAAAGTATGGAGTTCGTCGTCAATTTAAGAGATTTACAGAATTTAATGAGCACGTTAGTGTCTGTTATTGATAAGATGGAAAAGTTCATGTACGGTACTGCAGGTTTCAAGAATGAGCAATATTCAACAGTTGTTTTCCTCTCCTGTTTTGTGGTCTTATTCTTATTGTGGATAATAACTCCGTTTATTAATTGGGGTCTCATGGCGAGCTTGCTGGCATGGTCTATTATGACCATCATACATCCCCGAGTTCGTCCTACAGTATTTGgattgttgaagaaagaacaacTGGATAAGGGGAAAGAAGCTCTCAGGAGAACGGAACGTTATGACATTCTATTGGATGAACCTGTGGAGACAAGGTGGGTAGAGGTATTTGAGATCCAAATGCAAGGTATCACGGAGCAAGAATGGTCACCCTATATGTACTCCACACAGGTCTTTGACAAATCTGATCCGTATAGAAAATCTCAAAAACCACCGCCAGGAGCGCACAGTATGGACGACTTAAAGCCACCTCCGACATGGACGTTTGACTCAAACTCCGAATGGACTACCGACACCAACGTGGAACAATGGGCCACTGAGAGAGGATTAGAAATGACGAGAATAGAAGGGGATTATCTGGTAGATGATCAATTTAAGAGGAAAAGGTTAATACGTAAAGTTATCAGGTATGCTAATCCGGCTAGGATACCATCGTACCGCTGA